The Clupea harengus chromosome 13, Ch_v2.0.2, whole genome shotgun sequence DNA window CAACACAAACCGCCCTGTTTTACAGCTAGCATTGATGGGAGCATCTGTGCTGCCTCGTccgagaagaagaggaacatcTGTGGCAGCTGGCGGGCACCGGGCGTGGCAGCTGTggggcggtggcggtggtggcagcCACGACGGGAGGGTCACATGACTGTACAGCTGGTGCCGCGCTTCACCTCCACCACAGCCGGGGCTAACTGCGAGCAGCTGTCGGCTAAAGCCCCCGTGTCCAGCTCGGCACACTGTCTTCAGCCACCCTGACCGGAGGGGTCAGGGAGAGATGTGTTAAGGAGTGAAGTTATTGGCAGCCAGTTAGCCGTGGAATGCACAGCAACTGGATTGTGTTACATCCATCTGAGGGTCTGTTAAAGCAACGCCTTGGGATGGGTCAGCAATAAGAAAAGGCAGCAAAATGCCAACAACGTAGTCTTTACATCTGTTGTGGTAGGATACAGTTAGTTGATTTTCTTAATGACCCACCTGGGTGAGGATAGAGTGGAAGGGTAGTTTGGAAACTTACCAGACAAACACTAGATGTGGGAAATCTATGAAGTGAGATCAAGATTGAGATTCCTCAATCTACACTGAAAAAATCATACCTTTTTGTTTACGTACCTGGGGCGTCATGTTGGTGGATGGCAGACAGCAGCATGTCTTTAGTCTCCAGAAGAAAAGGAACCACACCCATCACCAACTCTTAACTGTGGCACCTGACACCTCTGAACTAACCATTCCAATTGCAGCCTGGCCAGGTGGAACAGTGGTGAAAGGTAGCCATCAAGTACAGCAAGTATGCAATCAAGCTGGCCACcgtacagaaacacaaatacgcaagcagacatacacaaacacacacgcagacacacacacaaacacacacacacaaacacacaatgaaagCAGTTCATTATTACTGTGAATGGACAACAGGTGTGAGGCAGGTGCCCTAGctgctctgtttttttgttttaacgagtcctccatatttaaatatgcaTGAGATGGCCCATGGCCTCACTGCTGTTGCTACGGTTTTGTCCACCTGGCAACGATGGGCATCGTTGCACCACGTTCCTCTGCACCCTGCTGCCCGAACAAGGCCAGCTTTTCATTCAGGGCTTGTAATGAGTTTAAATATTCCATGAGTTTCTGCTGCCGTTTTAATAATTGAGGCacaatactgacacacactcacacgaacacacacacacacacacacacagagagaaagggtgcACCAGTGGGCTGGGCAGCCCTGGGACCAGTGGGGGGACAGGGAGAGCAGGGAAGGCGCATGGGAAAGCATACCATCGTGAGGTTCCCAGAAAACCAGGGGCCGAACAGGGACCCGACACCAGCTGTCCCCTTCACTGCTGTGGATCGCCGTTTGAGGGGGGACACACACTGGGAGTcgttattttctgtttgtttaataGCCTACAATAAATGCCATAATCCACCACTAAAGGATGAATAgtcatatttttcttttcttttttttttaacatcaaacatgaggaaaaaggaaaatggTAAGCTGTCAGTGTACTTAGTTATCTGTCTTAAAAGTTATACATGTTCTGATGTATACTACTCATATGAGCATCATGAAGATAACAAGTTCATTTCATAGTTGTCTCAGAAAATAATGATTGTCCTCAAGGTTATGCAAGTTAAAAGTACATTTCTCTCAGCACAAATAGCCCAAGATGTGTGTCCGgatcaaatgtaaatgcaatacCACCATGCAGAAAAAGAATTAGACCAACATACAGATAACACCAAAGTCACTGGTTTGATTCTCTGGGAGCCCACAtactgaatgtatgtatgtattattattattataaagtaaTTCTTGATAATctttatttaataaataaatattagaAAAATATCAACAAACCATAACAGTATAATGAATTAATGGTTTATATTAGATATGccatatatgatatatgtgAAGACATATGACTCATTTAGAATAGTGTCAAATGAGTGCAAGCATCCATAACCTGGTCCTCCAGTTGCCTAATAAAGAAGACTGATGGACTTCTTTTGGTTTCCTGTTCTTGGTCCCTGTCTGTTTGTCGGTTAGCACAAGTTTGTAAGCCTGCATTTCAAGTGTGTATCGGTTATAAGTCCTTAATAAACTACATTTTAACACCACCTCTGTTGGGACTCCAAACTGATCAAATGTACTTTCTTCAAAATAAAAACCCCAGTGTCTTTACTGTATAGATTTGTCGACAGGAAAGTAGTCTAGCTTATGTCATTGGTGTGCGTCGCCCCCTTGTGACTGTAGTAGTGATTGCAGATGCCTGTATTGTATTAAAGTGTTTAGCTGTTACTTTGGACcattttatgaaaatgaatcataaaaaaacaacaactagtatatacaaaataaaaaaaatgggtgTTTAATGTGAAACTAGTTACAATTTTGCTCCGAATACGGTGTAAGTAGGCCTATATAATTCATGTGTAATTTCCCTACAGATAAGTTCAATTGTTATTCTTTTATATTAGTAGTGTTTTTTCAACGATGAAATGTAGCCTGCTTCTAGTAGATTCAATTCGTGAGGTAATACGCGAaaatacaacaaacacacattccacacGTGGCACACTTGGGCATCGCGAACATGCCCAGTATGTTTTCATCACGTGGGTGTAAGGACCCGGCTGCTATGGAAACCACCGAGGTAAGCTAATTTACTGCcggaatttaaaaaaaagatatagtAGAAAAGATACTCTATGGGTAGGACTCATATCAATACATAAAACTACACTCGACGTAACCTTTAAAACACATTGTGAAATGCCACTTTATTTTACCCATCGAATCACACTGATACATTATTACTGACTGGCAATGGCCGTAACGCACGCCTTTAGGATTAGGGTGCCAAGTAGACGCAAACGTAGAAGATGTTGGACATGATCGCGTTTTGTATTAGTGCTGGATATTCTTGCAGATTTACTGACGGGCATTAAAGGTGTAATTTGGTTTATATTTAACAACCAAAATCAGTTCCTCAGTTAGCATTTACTCACGTTAGATAACAAAACTGGTTTCAACATGTCGCGTCTCTGCAAGAAAACGCAGTCGGTATGTAAGGATGAACCTCTGTCTGATAGCGATATCAGCAGAAAACTGACTTTATTGCGGCAAATTGTAAGATCATGTTATGGTCCACACGGCAGACTCAAGCAAGTTCACAACAACGTAGGAGGCCATGTTCAAACCACCTCCACATCTGCAGTGCTGCTCAGAACGATGCAAACGTCTGAACCTTTACTGAAGTTGTTGATTGTTTCCTTACAAAATCACATACAGCGTTTCAGTGACTGTGGCCTGTTTGCAGCTATTCTATGTCTTGGACTCGTCGAAAACAGTAAAATACTTAATATTAGGACCAGTGTTGCGATATCTGTGAATAGGCATCTACAGGGGCTCTGCAACACATACCTAATGGAAAGGGACTGCAACTGTAAGGTCAAAATAGATTACAGCAGCTGTCAGGACCTTCTAGCCTTAGCTCGAAGCACTATAACAAGTAAACCAGCTTGTGGTCTTAGTTCTTCTGAGACAGACCACATCAGCACTTTGGTCATGAAGGCCTTCTTACAAACAATTCCCACTAATACCTCTGACAATGTGCGTCTAGGCAGGACAGTAGTAGTTGCTTTGGAGGGTGAGGCAGTGGAGAACTCTGCAGTCTTTTCAGGCTTACTTGTAGACATGCCTGATATATTTACATCTGAAGCTATAGAGAGACTTGAATCTGGTCCCTATAGGGTGGTGGTGTTCAGTGCCTCACTGTCTGGAGATCTGTCAGAGATTGGGAAGAGGACCCTGGAGATCCACCATGGAGCTGATCCAGAAGCAGGCCTCTTAGACAAACTTCTACAGCTGGGGGAGCAGATCATCAAGGATGGAGTGACCCTGTTCATGTGCCAGAGAGTGATCCACCCTGTTCTGCAGCAGTACCTGGGAGAACATGGCGTTGTGGTGGTGGAGAGGCTTGGCATTGCGCTCCTGGATCCAGTCATCACCATGACAGGTTTAGTTTAAAATGTGTAAAATACACTACATGTATGTGTagtacaacatacatacatgtaaacatgtcAGTATTGAAGATTTTGCTAATTTATTTTGTCTAGgtaaacatacagtacactatGCCTATGCAATGTCTGAAAAATATCTGTGTTCATTCTTGGCAATTAATCTTTGTGACAGGTGCTCAGGCCATGGCAACATTCCATTACCCAGTTCCTGCAGAGGCCTACGGACAGGTGAACGCACTGCAGATACAGTGTTTTGGATCTAGAAAGATGCTTCACCTAATACCCTCTGGGAACCCTGTGGTCTGTACCATGGTGCTTTGCCACAGGAATGAGACCATGTTGGATGAACTCAAGGTAAACAAATGCAGGAATCTCTGTGGTGTCAGGTACCTTTTTTAATCTCAACTGCAAGTAGCAAAATGAGTGTATTCATATGCAAACCAcatctttgattttttttttgtcctgagGGAACTGTTTTAttcaagtttgttttgtttgtaaatgaCAGTTGGCATGCGAGAAGGCAGCGCATGTGTTGAGGCTGACCCTGAAGGAGCCATATGCATTGCTGGGGGGTGGCTGCACTGAGACACACCTAGCTGCTTACATTCGCCACATGGTTTGTTCCCCTTACTGTTTTTTTCTTACTGTAAGGTGTGTAGACATTTTAGACATATTCAGTatattttaatataatatatttaataatgttgctTTTGATGCAGTTTTCTATTATGGTGACCCCTATAAAGGCCCAAAAAATGTCGTGTTCCTCTTGGATTTTTATTTATGCATTACCTTTAGTATTACTTTTATTTCTGGTTATTTTAATATTTACTGTTCAGGGTGTTGTGGGAATTGGCAGACATTCAGTCGGTTGTCATGCAGATTGGAATTACTCATTGCTTTGGTACAGTCAGAACTGACAGTAGTATCAACTTGCTTTTCGTGGATCCCCACAGAGTCAGAAAAATATGCTGGATGTTTCGACTGCACTAGGCTGCTCTCCCTCAGACGTCCTGCAGGGGGCAGATGCTTTTTGTCGGTCGCTGGAAGCTGTGGCATCAGCGCTTGAGCATGACGGTGGAGACTCCCTAATTGACCTGACACATGGCCACCGTTGGACCTCCGCCTCAGATGAAGGCATGCATAACAACACAACCCGCTCCTGTGGCTGTGGTTTGATATCGGACAGTACAACCTTGCAGTGGACCCACCTCAACACAAGATACCCTGATTTCTGTCCATTTCCCCCAACAAACTCAGCTTCCCAGGGGTGTGTGCTAGACTCCTTTCTGGCAAAACTCAATGCTCTGAATGTGGCCATAGAGATGTCCAGTCTCCTCCTGGAGGTGAAGTACATTATTAGGGATGTGAATTAAGTGATGGAGACACTGTGCAATATGTTTCACAACCACGGCTGTCTTATGTTGAACAATATAGAGATTTTAGATCTAATAAGACACCACTAAAGTACATTAATTTCATATCACTGTGTCAAAGGGGTGAACAGCACAGTTGTACAGTTGTAAGGAACTTAATTATAGCCTATTGTAGCATTTGGAAGCTTTTTGAATacattatgtgttttttttaacaacctTTTCATTCCGCCTTGTCGTTGAAACACTTCAGCATATACCAAGTTTCGTGTCATCAAAAAGTTGCTCAGATATGATCTTTCTGTCTGCATCATGaattacaatacaaatataatggagaaaattacatttttaaagttttacacaggaaaagatgttcaGATCCTTGTGCTTTTGATTGGGGACTTAACACAGCGACCAATCCTCTCACTGACACatagtactcatacccaacaacctaacataacaaatataacaactgcccaaccatagatcctgatcagcaggatacaacaacctACATCAGTGATTTAGCCCATGAcccctccagaaggctcaacagtggtttCTGGGGTTCCAGGCCACGCCCctctatcatcatcattattattattattagtagtagaagtagtagtagtatagttAGTATAGTGCCTCTCATCTGCTGACAAATCTCAAAGCGCTTCACAGGTTAAAGACTATGGTGATGTtataattaataaaatgcttaCTCATATTACAAGGTTTTAAGATGAAtataaaacaaaagagaaagcaatataaataaaaagaaaagtaaaataaaaagagaTGAGAATTAAATACAATTAAGTAGAAAGGGGATTCAAAGGAGTGGGCTGCTATAGAAGAGTTCCAGAGGCACAGGGGAAAAGAACAGAAGGCCATGTGGAGCAGAGGCGAGTGGCTGGAGTGGAGGGAACGCTAATTGGGGCTTTGGCCATTTAAggctttaataataataataatacttaaattttgtatagcgcttttctatatacccaaagtcgctttgacattttaggacaagcaagacaaaacaacagtaaaatataagaaaaagggtcggacaaaacagacaaacagaacattatataaaaaagaaaagtagcaaCTAAGTCTATTAGTGGAGGGGAGGAAGCAGGGGATGCtcaggtgaaggcgaggttgaacaggtgagttttgagggagtgtttaaatagttctatgttgggagccaggcggatggggagagggaggtcgttccagagggaggg harbors:
- the mkks gene encoding McKusick-Kaufman/Bardet-Biedl syndromes putative chaperonin; translation: MRKKENVCFHHVGVRTRLLWKPPRVVVFSASLSGDLSEIGKRTLEIHHGADPEAGLLDKLLQLGEQIIKDGVTLFMCQRVIHPVLQQYLGEHGVVVVERLGIALLDPVITMTGAQAMATFHYPVPAEAYGQVNALQIQCFGSRKMLHLIPSGNPVVCTMVLCHRNETMLDELKLACEKAAHVLRLTLKEPYALLGGGCTETHLAAYIRHMSQKNMLDVSTALGCSPSDVLQGADAFCRSLEAVASALEHDGGDSLIDLTHGHRWTSASDEGMHNNTTRSCGCGLISDSTTLQWTHLNTRYPDFCPFPPTNSASQGCVLDSFLAKLNALNVAIEMSSLLLEVKYIIRDVN